Proteins from a genomic interval of Longimicrobiaceae bacterium:
- a CDS encoding riboflavin synthase has product MFTGIIEEVGTVAAVRDLQNGVEFRIRARTVLEGIALGDSIAMDGVCLTATAFDEDGYTVQAVATTLGRTTLGELAVGRRVNLERAAALGARLGGHLVQGHVDGVGEVVSVVPRGELVLIDFTLPPEVDEVTILHGSITLNGISLTVNALPAPGVAQVSIVPFTWAHTNLADLAPGARVNLEGDLIGKYVRRLLERGRVGDGGPGSAGEDLPGSPGY; this is encoded by the coding sequence GTGTTCACGGGGATCATCGAGGAGGTGGGGACGGTCGCGGCGGTTCGCGACCTGCAGAACGGGGTGGAGTTCCGCATCCGGGCACGCACGGTCCTGGAGGGGATCGCGCTGGGCGACAGCATCGCCATGGACGGGGTCTGCCTCACGGCCACCGCCTTCGACGAGGACGGCTACACCGTGCAGGCGGTGGCGACCACGCTGGGGCGGACCACGCTGGGCGAGCTCGCCGTCGGGCGGCGGGTGAACCTGGAGCGCGCGGCCGCGCTCGGCGCGCGCCTGGGAGGCCACCTGGTGCAGGGACACGTGGACGGGGTGGGCGAGGTGGTGTCCGTCGTCCCGCGCGGCGAGCTGGTGCTGATCGACTTCACCCTCCCGCCGGAGGTGGACGAGGTCACCATCCTGCACGGCTCCATCACCCTGAACGGGATCAGCCTGACGGTGAACGCCCTCCCCGCGCCCGGGGTGGCGCAGGTGTCCATCGTCCCCTTCACCTGGGCCCACACCAACCTGGCGGACCTCGCCCCGGGGGCGCGGGTGAACCTGGAGGGGGACCTGATCGGCAAGTACGTCCGGCGCCTCCTGGAGCGCGGGCGGGTGGGGGACGGAGGGCCGGGAAGCGCGGGCGAGGACCTCCCCGGCTCGCCGGGGTACTAG